In Elephas maximus indicus isolate mEleMax1 chromosome 7, mEleMax1 primary haplotype, whole genome shotgun sequence, the following proteins share a genomic window:
- the LOC126079221 gene encoding olfactory receptor 51B2-like: protein MWSNISAAPFLLTGFPGLEKAHYWISIPFFAVYFSVLLGNGTLLYLIKDDHSLHEPMYYFLAMLAGTDLMVTLTTMPTVMGVLWLNHREINQGICFFQAYFIHSLSSIESGVLLAMAYDRFIAICTPLRYKSILTNSRVMKVGLGILTRGFLSLVPPIMPLYFFPYCRSHILSHAFCLHQDVMKLACADITFNRVYPVVLVALTFFLDALIIVFSYVLIFKKVMGIASGEELAKALNTCVSHISCVLVFYISAIGLTFIHRFGKHVPHVVHITMSYFYFLFPPFMNPIIYSIKTKQIQRSIVGLFSVHNRA from the coding sequence ATGTGGTCCAATATTAGTGCTGCCCCCTTTTTGCTGACTGGATTTCCAGGTCTGGAGAAAGCTCATTACTGGATCTCCATCCCCTTCTTTGCAGTCTACTTCTCTGTGCTTCTTGGCAATGGCACCCTCCTCTACCTCATTAAAGATGACCACAGTCTGCATGAACCCATGTACTATTTCCTGGCCATGCTGGCAGGCACAGACCTCATGGTGACATTGACCACAATGCCAACTGTCATGGGCGTTTTGTGGTTAAATCACAGAGAGATCAATCAGGGGATCTGCTTCTTTCAGGCCTACTTCATCCACTCTCTTTCCAGTATAGAATCAGGTGTCTTGCttgccatggcctatgaccgtttTATTGCCATCTGCACCCCTTTGAGATACAAATCTATCCTTACTAATTCCCGGGTAATGAAGGTAGGCCTGGGGATACTGACAAGGGGCTTTTTATCCCTTGTGCCCCCAATTATGCCGCTCTATTTTTTTCCGTATTGCCGATCCCATATTCTTTCTCATGCTTTTTGCCTCCACCAAGATGTCATGAAACTCGCCTGTGCTGATATTACATTTAATCGTGTGTACCCAGTAGTTCTGGTTGCTTTGACTTTCTTCCTAGATGCTCTGATCATTGTCTTTTCTTATGTCCTAATTTTTAAGAAAGTTATGGGCATTGCCTCTGGAGAGGAGCTAGCTAAGGCCCTCAATACCTGTGTCTCCCATATAAGCTGTGTCctagtcttttatatctctgcgATTGGCTTGACCTTCATCCACCGGTTTGGAAAACATGTACCACATGTGGTACACATTACCATGAGCTATTTCTACTTTCTCTTTCCTCCATTCATGAACCCCATTATATACAGCATCAAGACCAAACAGATTCAGAGAAGCATCGTTGGGTTATTCTCTGTGCACAATAGAGCCTGA